Proteins encoded by one window of Glycine soja cultivar W05 chromosome 15, ASM419377v2, whole genome shotgun sequence:
- the LOC114387342 gene encoding alpha,alpha-trehalose-phosphate synthase [UDP-forming] 1-like, translating into MPGNKYNGNSSNIPTSRLERLLRDRELRKSGRASENNGEAMEEEVVRLREEESAAEAATKGAGGGEERQETKPFRQRLLVVANRLPVSAVRKGEDAWSLEMSAGGLVSALLGVKEFEAKWIGWAGVNVPDEIGQKALTKALAEKRCIPVFLDEEIVHQYYNGYCNNILWPLFHYLGLPQEDRLATTRSFQSQFEAYEKANQMFADVVNRHYEEGDVVWCHDYHLMFLPKCLKTHNKKMKVGWFLHTPFPSSEIHRTLPSRSELLHSVLAADLVGFHTYDYARHFVSACTRILGLEGTPYGVEYQGKLTRVAAFPIGIDSERFIRALDLPPVQDHIKELQERFKGRKVMLGVDRLDMIKGIPQKILAFEKFLEENAYWRDKVVLLQIAVPTRTDVPEYQKLTSQVHEIVGRINGRFGTLTAVPIHHLDRSLDFHALCALYAVTDVALVTSLRDGMNLVSYEFVACQEKKKGVLILSEFAGAAQSLGAGAILVNPWNITEVAAAIARALNMPSAEREKRHKHNFNHVISHTAQEWAGTFVSELNDTVIEAQLRTRQVPPRLPTKTAIESYQQSTNRLLILGFSGTLTEPVEKTGDQIKEMELKVHPKLRQPLTALCSDPNTTVVVLSGSGRQVLDDNFKEYDMWLAAENGMFLHPSKGEWMTTMPEHLNMEWVDSVKHVFEYFTERTPRSHFVFEERETSLVWNYKYSDVEFGKLQARDMLQHLWTGPISNASVEVVQGSRSVEVRAVGVTKGAAIDRILGEIVHSKSMTSPIDYVLCIGHFLGKDEDLYSFFEPDLPSIGVGLPRSKVTTDGVKFPVERKPSLNVPATKSGPKSFPNKAQRPVSNSEKKTNNHICSTPRRPAPEKESWNVLDLKKENYFSCAIGRTRTNARYILDSSDDVVSFLKELAVASSRLYH; encoded by the exons ATGCCTGGGAACAAGTACAACGGCAACTCCAGCAACATTCCGACGAGCCGTTTGGAGCGGTTGTTGAGGGACAGAGAGCTGAGGAAGAGTGGGAGGGCGAGCGAGAACAATGGAGAAGCGATGGAGGAGGAGGTGGTGCGGTTGAGAGAAGAAGAGAGCGCGGCGGAGGCGGCGACGAAGGGGGCCGGTGGTGGGGAGGAGAGGCAAGAAACGAAGCCGTTTCGGCAGAGGCTGCTGGTGGTGGCTAACAGGCTGCCGGTGTCGGCGGTGCGGAAAGGAGAGGACGCGTGGTCGTTGGAGATGAGTGCCGGTGGCCTCGTCAGCGCGTTGTTAG GTGTGAAGGAGTTTGAGGCAAAGTGGATAGGTTGGGCCGGTGTGAACGTGCCAGATGAGATTGGACAGAAGGCACTTACTAAAGCCTTGGCTGAAAAG AGGTGTATTCCTGTATTTCTTGATGAAGAGATCGTTCATCAATATTACAATGGCTATTGCAACAACATATTGTGGCCACTTTTCCACTACCTTGGACTTCCACAAGAAGACCGCCTTGCCACCACACGCAGTTTTCAGTCTCAGTTTGAGGCGTATGAGAAAGCAAATCAGATGTTTGCTGATGTTGTGAACAGGCACTATGAAGAGGGTGATGTTGTTTGGTGTCATGATTACCATCTTATGTTCCTTCCCAAATGCTTAAAGACACATaacaagaaaatgaaagttGGATGGTTTCTCCACACCCCTTTTCCATCTTCTGAAATTCACAGGACACTGCCGTCTCGTTCGGAGCTCCTGCATTCCGTTCTTGCCGCCGATTTAGTTGG TTTTCACACCTATGATTATGCAAGACATTTTGTTAGTGCTTGTACTCGCATCCTTGGACTTGAAGGTACACCTTACGGGGTTGAGTATCAAGGGAAGCTAACTCGAGTTGCTGCA TTTCCAATTGGGATAGACTCAGAACGATTTATACGTGCTCTTGACCTTCCTCCAGTACAAGATCACATCAAAGAACTACAAGAAAGATTTAAAGGCAGAAAG GTAATGTTAGGTGTTGATCGCCTTGATATGATTAAAGGAATCCCTCAGAAAATTCTAGCATTTGAAAAATTTTTGGAGGAAAATGCTTATTGGCGTGATAAAGTTGTTTTGCTTCAAATTGCTGTCCCGACAAGAACAGATGTTCCTGAGT ATCAAAAGCTTACAAGCCAGGTTCATGAAATAGTTGGTCGAATCAACGGAAGATTTGGAACATTGACTGCTGTTCCTATACATCACTTG GATCGCTCACTTGACTTTCATGCACTATGTGCTTTGTATGCTGTTACGG ATGTAGCACTAGTCACATCTTTGAGGGATGGAATGAATCTTGTCAGCTATGAATTTGTGGCCTGCcaggagaaaaagaaaggggTTCTCATTCTTAGTGAA TTTGCTGGTGCAGCACAATCTCTTGGTGCCGGGGCAATTCTTGTCAATCCTTGGAACATTACAGAAGTTGCTGCTGCAATTGCTCGGGCTCTTAATATGCCATCTGCTGAAAGAGAAAAGAGACATAAGCATAATTTTAATCATGTAATATCTCATACTGCTCAAGAATGGGCAGGAACTTTCGTAAG TGAACTAAATGATACTGTTATTGAGGCACAACTAAGGACAAGACAAGTTCCACCTCGGCTTCCAACCAAGACTGCAATTGAAAGTTATCAGCAGTCAACTAATCGACTGCTCATTTTG GGATTCAGTGGAACTTTAACAGAACCAGTTGAGAAAACAGGTGATCAAATTAAAGAAATGGAACTGAAGGTTCATCCAAAATTGAGACAACCTTTGACAGCACTATGCAGTGATCCAAATACCACAGTTGTTGTGCTCAGTGGAAGCGGTAGACAAGTCCTAGATGAT AACTTCAAAGAATACGACATGTGGTTGGCAGCTGAGAATGGAATGTTTTTACATCCTTCAAAGGGTGAGTGGATGACTACAATGCCAGAGCATCTGAATATGGAATGGGTTGATAGTGTGAAG CATGTTTTTGAGTACTTCACAGAAAGAACACCTCGGTCACATTTTGTTTTTGAAGAAAGGGAAACTTCACTTGTATGGAATTACAAATATTCAG ATGTTGAGTTTGGAAAACTTCAAGCAAGGGACATGCTGCAGCATCTCTGGACAGGTCCAATTTCTAATGCATCAGTTGAAGTTGTTCAAGGGAGCCGATCCGTTGAGGTGCGAGCTGTTGGTGTTACAAAG GGAGCAGCCATTGACCGCATCTTGGGTGAGATAGTGCACAGTAAGTCCATGACATCACCAATTGATTATGTTCTTTGCATAGGACATTTTCTGGGGAAG GATGAGGATCTGTATTCATTTTTTGAGCCGGATCTTCCCTCAATTGGTGTGGGTCTTCCTCGAAGCAAGGTAACAACTGATGGAGTTAAGTTTCCTGTTGAGAGGAAACCATCTTTGAATGTTCCAGCTACTAAGAGTGGAccaaaatcatttccaaataagGCACAACGTCCAGTGTCAAATTctgagaagaaaacaaataaccaTATATGCAGTACACCACGAAGGCCAGCGCCCGAAAAGGAATCATGGAACGTGCTTGACCTTAAGAAAGAGAATTACTTCTCTTGTGCTATTGGACGAACAAGAACAAATGCTCGGTATATACTCGATTCATCAGACGATGTCGTTTCGTTTCTGAAGGAACTAGCAGTTGCTTCTTCCCGCCTTTACCACTGA